The DNA segment ATCAGCATCAACGCCCAAAAGCGCTGTTGCAGCAATGCAGTTCCTAAAGAGGGTACGGATGATCTGATGGTCCATAGTGGGCCCGGCTACGAGTCCCCCATTTTCAGGAGAATTAGATGGTGTACTGATCAGCCAGCCTGTTTTGGGATCTTTAATTAAAAAGTCGTTAAAGAAAACGGCTGCCTGTTTCATTACCGGATAGGCTTCATTTTTAAGGAAATTTAGGTCCTGTGTGAAAAGGTAATGTTCCCATAGGTGCTGACTGAGCCATCCTGCGCCAGACACCCATATCCCATGATTTGAGGCATTAATAGGGGCTGTACCATTCCAGAGGTCTGTATTGTGGTGCAATACCCAACCCTTAGCATTGTAATGCACTTTAGCTGTTACTTCCCCGTTTTTTGCCAGCGCATTTATTTTCCGGATCAGGGGTTCGGCCATTGCAGACAGGTTCAATACCCCCGTTGGCCAGTAATTCATTTCGAGGTTAATGTTGGTGGTATATTTACTGCCCCATGGTGGGGTAAGCAGCTCATTCCAGATGCCCTGCAGGTTTGCGGGCTGCGTTCCCGGCCGGGAACTGGAAATTAACAGGTACCTGCCATATTGCATAAATAAGGCGGCAAAAGCGGGGTCATTCCCGTCCGAAAACTGTTCTATCCGTTCGTCTGTTGGCAAGCTTGCTTTACTGTCGGGCCCAAAACTGACTGAAAAAGCAGTATAGTATTTCTGGTATTCTTTGATGTGTGCCGCTTTAACCTGGGCATAGCTCTTTCCATTTAAGCCGGTCAGTGCTTTAACAGCTGCACTGGCTGGATTGCCCGAAACATCTTTGTCGTTTACAAAGCTGGTACCGGCCGTAAGGTAAAGTGTTACGGCATCCGCAGCAACAATACTGATCTTATTGGCCGTAACCAGTAACTTTCCTTTAGTAATGATGGCTTGCAGGCGGCTTTCGCCCTTTAGCACGCCATCCCTCACCTTTAAAGAAAGTGCAATGGTATTGGCATTTATTTTCTTAACTCCTGAGTACTTATGCGGACTTCCCAAAAGGGCATCAAAACTGATGCTTCCTTTTTTATCGGCCGTTAAACGTATCACAATTGCCTGATCGGGTTGCGAAGCAAGATATTCCCGCAGATAGTTTATGCCCTTTAAGGTGTAGGTGGTACTGGCAACTGCTGTGTTCAGGTCCAGTTTCCTTTTATAATTTGTAACCGCTTCATTTTCGGTTTTAAAGTTCAGGTACAGGTCGCCAAATGGCTGGTAACTGGCCTGAAACTGAGGAACCAGCGGCGGTTCATCATTCTGCACCTTATATTTCCATTCTTTAACCAGCGACACTCCATTTCCCGGTGCATCCTTCGGATAGACCGCAATGGCTTTGCTTGTATCTTTATAACCTGCCAGTCCACCTTTATCAAAATAATTGAGTACCTGTATAGCAATGGTATTTTTTCCAGGTTTAAGCAGTTTGGCCGGTATGGTATACTTTCTGGGTTCGGTACCATCGGTATTGCCGATCAGGGTACCATTTACATAAGTCAGGTCCTGATCACGGATACGGTTCAGGTCGAGCACCAGGTCTTTGCCCTGCCAGTTGGGCGGAGCCTCGAACGTCGTGCGGAACCATACTGCCCCATCCAGGCCCGAGAGTCCCACAGCTTCCCAGCCTTCATAACTGGGTACCTTAATGCTTTTCCAGGATTGATCGTCGTAGTTTTCAAGCGCCGGATTGCCTTGCAATCCCTTTAAAGCCTTCATGTCGCCAACCCATTTGGTCCGGTCGCCCGCCCCACTCATGCTGCCCATAAATTTCTCAGCAGCCAGCTTTTCGGCCTCCTGCTGGTTACCTTCAAAAAGCAATTGCCTGATCTGCGGCAGGTAAGCTGCAGCACCTTTATGGTTATAATCTCTTGGACCGCCCGTCCATAAAGTCTCTTCGTTAAACTGAATGTGATCTTTTTCTACCCCTGCAAAAATCATGGCACCCAAACGACCATTCCCGATTGGAAGGGCATCCGTCCATTTTTCCGCAGGTTTAGTGTACCAGAGCTGGTAAGCAGGTTGCTGGGCAAGGGCTGTAAAACTGGTTATACCAAAACCCGCCAGCAATACTGCGGATATCTGGTTTTTTAACAGATGGATCATAATGATACAGATTAAAATTATTTAATGGTATCCCCCGAAATAACCCGTACTGCGTCTGTAACTTTCCCTTCCGTTACCACAGGAGTTTTTACATGCTTAAAGTTATTGTTTCCCAGCGTGATATTTTTAGTTTTTTCTCCACTGATTTTCAGGTACATATCTGTTCCTGCAGCCGGGAAAGCGTTGTAAATAAAGGCATCATTTATATCTTTAAGCGTAATTACAGCTGCATTTGCATGTGGTGTATAACTTTTTAAACCGTTTATAGTCAGTGCAGAAACATTTTCAGCTTTAACAGCCGGTCCTATTTCTGTATTTACCTCTACGTTATGGAATGCGATACGGCTGGCATTCCTGATGTCTAAACCTGTTTTTGCCTCCATATTGATGTCATTAAAACTGATATTTTCTATGGGCATTTCTTCCAGTCCGTTTAAATAGGCAGCCTCATTTACCTGGCCGGTAATGTTGCTGAAATGAATGTTCCTGAACCTTGGCGTACGTTCGGAAACCGGTTCTAATGTTGTTTTAGCATACTGCAGATCGAGCACAATTGCCTGTTGTTTTATATTCTTCATGATGATGTTGTCTACCCTGATCTCTTCGACTATGCCACCCCTGCCGCGTGCAGATTTAATACGGATCCCGCGGTCTGTTCCATCGAATACACAATTGGAAATGCTGATCTTTCGTACATCACCAGACATTTCACTGCCTATCACTACACCGCCATGGCCCGATAACATGGTGCAATTGGTAATGGTATAATTCTGTGCCGGCGCTGCCATTTTCCGGCCCGGTGCATCCTTGCCCGATTTAATGGTAATACAGTCATCACCCACACTGATATGGCAATTGGAGATGTGTACATTGTTACAGGATTCAGGATTAATCCCATCTGTATTTGGTGCAAAAGAACCCGGGTTATTGATAGTTACCGCATGTATGGTTACATTTTCACAAAACTCCGGATTAACCGTCCAGAATGGGGAATTGCGAATGGTTATCCCTTCAATAAATACAT comes from the Pedobacter heparinus DSM 2366 genome and includes:
- a CDS encoding glycoside hydrolase family 28 protein, which encodes MIIKKIAEMKFYSPCPVFKIIVVLFTCLLSFGLSSNAQSYYNVLKYGARNDSSKLATQAIKKAIDAASKAGGGTVYFPAGKYLTGAIHLKSNITIFIDAGAELHFSDNFDDYLPMVKSRYEGVDVTSFSPLFYAYKAENIAITGRGIIDGHGKKWWDFVEGYKADQPRSKWQYMFDDLNREILLPDDPKQMKRGFLRPPFIQTMYCKNVFIEGITIRNSPFWTVNPEFCENVTIHAVTINNPGSFAPNTDGINPESCNNVHISNCHISVGDDCITIKSGKDAPGRKMAAPAQNYTITNCTMLSGHGGVVIGSEMSGDVRKISISNCVFDGTDRGIRIKSARGRGGIVEEIRVDNIIMKNIKQQAIVLDLQYAKTTLEPVSERTPRFRNIHFSNITGQVNEAAYLNGLEEMPIENISFNDINMEAKTGLDIRNASRIAFHNVEVNTEIGPAVKAENVSALTINGLKSYTPHANAAVITLKDINDAFIYNAFPAAGTDMYLKISGEKTKNITLGNNNFKHVKTPVVTEGKVTDAVRVISGDTIK
- a CDS encoding glycoside hydrolase family 95 protein, which translates into the protein MIHLLKNQISAVLLAGFGITSFTALAQQPAYQLWYTKPAEKWTDALPIGNGRLGAMIFAGVEKDHIQFNEETLWTGGPRDYNHKGAAAYLPQIRQLLFEGNQQEAEKLAAEKFMGSMSGAGDRTKWVGDMKALKGLQGNPALENYDDQSWKSIKVPSYEGWEAVGLSGLDGAVWFRTTFEAPPNWQGKDLVLDLNRIRDQDLTYVNGTLIGNTDGTEPRKYTIPAKLLKPGKNTIAIQVLNYFDKGGLAGYKDTSKAIAVYPKDAPGNGVSLVKEWKYKVQNDEPPLVPQFQASYQPFGDLYLNFKTENEAVTNYKRKLDLNTAVASTTYTLKGINYLREYLASQPDQAIVIRLTADKKGSISFDALLGSPHKYSGVKKINANTIALSLKVRDGVLKGESRLQAIITKGKLLVTANKISIVAADAVTLYLTAGTSFVNDKDVSGNPASAAVKALTGLNGKSYAQVKAAHIKEYQKYYTAFSVSFGPDSKASLPTDERIEQFSDGNDPAFAALFMQYGRYLLISSSRPGTQPANLQGIWNELLTPPWGSKYTTNINLEMNYWPTGVLNLSAMAEPLIRKINALAKNGEVTAKVHYNAKGWVLHHNTDLWNGTAPINASNHGIWVSGAGWLSQHLWEHYLFTQDLNFLKNEAYPVMKQAAVFFNDFLIKDPKTGWLISTPSNSPENGGLVAGPTMDHQIIRTLFRNCIAATALLGVDADFKKTLEQKITLIAPNQIGKYGQLQEWLEDKDDTTNKHRHVSHLWGVHPGNDITWDTPDMMKAARQSLIYRGDEGTGWSLAWKINFWARFKDGNHAMKMVKMLISPAAKGGGAYINLFDAHPPFQIDGNFGGAAGIAEMLLQSHTQFVELLPALPADLPEGEVKGICARGGFVLNFKWKDGALSAVEVYSKTGGVCLLRYGNKITSIATQRGASYKFNGDLEKL